A DNA window from Streptococcus parapneumoniae contains the following coding sequences:
- the mntE gene encoding CDF family manganese efflux transporter MntE: MKQSISNLKLAERGAIISISTYLILSAAKLATGHLLHSSSLVADGFNNVSDIIGNVALLIGIRMARQPADRDHRFGHWKIEDLASLVTSIIMFYVGFDVLQDTIQKILSREETVIDPLGATLGIMSAAIMFLVYLYNTGLSKKSNSKALKAAAKDNLSDAVTSLGTTIAILASSFNYPIVDKLVAIIITFFILKTAYDIFIESSFSLSDGFDDRLLEDYQKAIMEIPKISKVKSQRGRTYGSNIYLDITLEMNPDLSVFASHEIADQVESMLEERFGVFDTDVHIEPAPIPEDEILDNVYKKLLMREQLIDQGNQLEELLADDFVYIRQDGKQMDKEAYKAEKDLNSAIKDIQITSISQKTKLICYKLDGIVHTSIWRRHETWQNVFHQETKKE; encoded by the coding sequence ATGAAGCAATCTATTTCAAATCTCAAGTTAGCTGAGCGTGGGGCCATTATCAGCATTTCAACCTATTTAATCTTGTCTGCAGCCAAATTAGCAACTGGTCATCTCCTTCATTCATCCAGTTTGGTGGCTGATGGTTTTAACAACGTGTCGGACATCATTGGAAATGTGGCCCTCTTGATTGGCATTCGGATGGCGCGCCAGCCTGCAGACCGAGACCACCGTTTTGGTCACTGGAAGATTGAGGATTTGGCTAGCTTGGTCACTTCTATCATCATGTTCTATGTTGGCTTTGATGTACTTCAGGATACCATTCAGAAGATTCTCAGTCGTGAAGAAACGGTTATTGACCCTCTTGGTGCAACTCTAGGAATTATGTCTGCAGCGATTATGTTTCTGGTGTATCTCTACAACACTGGCCTTAGTAAGAAATCCAACTCCAAGGCACTGAAGGCCGCAGCCAAGGATAATCTTTCTGATGCTGTCACCTCGCTTGGTACGACCATTGCCATCCTGGCTAGCAGTTTCAATTATCCCATTGTGGATAAACTGGTCGCTATCATCATCACTTTCTTTATCTTGAAAACTGCCTATGATATCTTTATCGAGTCCTCCTTTAGCCTATCAGATGGCTTCGATGACCGTCTGCTTGAGGACTACCAAAAGGCTATCATGGAAATTCCTAAAATCAGCAAGGTCAAATCGCAAAGAGGTCGCACCTACGGTAGCAACATTTACCTTGATATTACGCTAGAAATGAATCCAGACTTGTCTGTTTTTGCGAGCCATGAAATCGCGGATCAAGTCGAATCTATGCTGGAGGAACGTTTTGGCGTCTTTGATACCGATGTTCATATTGAGCCAGCGCCTATCCCTGAGGATGAAATTTTAGACAATGTCTACAAAAAATTGCTTATGCGTGAACAATTGATTGATCAGGGAAATCAACTGGAAGAACTATTAGCTGATGATTTTGTCTATATTCGCCAAGACGGAAAGCAGATGGATAAAGAGGCCTATAAAGCAGAAAAAGACTTGAATTCAGCTATCAAGGACATCCAAATCACTTCCATCAGTCAAAAGACCAAACTCATCTGCTATAAATTGGACGGAATTGTCCATACCAGTATCTGGCGTCGCCATGAAACTTGGCAAAATGTCTTCCACCAGGAAACCAAAAAAGAATAG
- a CDS encoding glycosyltransferase family 2 protein, giving the protein MSRKKPILYIVIPCYNEEQVLPHTNPMFVEKIEQLVKKEEIHPLSKIMYVNDGSKDRTWELIESYAKSIPSVVGVSQSRNRGHQSSVLAGMYEAIQFADIVITIDADGQDDINCMDKMVEEYKSGSEIVYGVRDNRDTDSAFKRITAEGFYKVLRLFGAEVVFNHADYRLVSKRFLKELEKFTEVNLFLRGLMPLVGFKYSYVSYKRHERIAGESHYPLSKMLGLAMDGITSLSIKPIRLITSLGVLTSLFSFLLIIWVLWSKVAGTVVAGWASTYAIVSLLGGVQLISLGVIGEYIGKIYLETKRRPRYIISERTFDKDRIL; this is encoded by the coding sequence ATGAGCAGGAAAAAGCCAATTTTATATATAGTTATTCCATGTTATAACGAAGAGCAAGTCTTACCACATACTAATCCAATGTTTGTTGAAAAAATTGAACAATTAGTAAAGAAAGAAGAAATCCATCCTCTTAGTAAGATCATGTATGTAAATGATGGTAGTAAGGATCGGACTTGGGAATTGATAGAAAGTTATGCTAAATCCATCCCTTCTGTAGTTGGCGTGTCACAAAGTCGTAACAGAGGTCATCAAAGTAGTGTCCTTGCGGGTATGTATGAGGCCATTCAGTTTGCTGATATTGTTATTACTATAGATGCTGATGGACAAGATGATATCAATTGTATGGACAAAATGGTTGAAGAATATAAAAGTGGTTCGGAAATTGTCTATGGTGTACGGGATAATCGTGACACGGACTCTGCATTTAAACGAATTACAGCTGAAGGTTTCTATAAGGTACTACGCCTATTTGGAGCAGAAGTTGTTTTCAATCATGCCGACTATCGATTGGTTTCTAAAAGATTCTTGAAGGAATTAGAAAAATTCACTGAAGTGAATCTGTTTCTTCGTGGTTTAATGCCCTTAGTTGGTTTTAAATATTCTTATGTTTCATATAAGCGCCATGAACGAATTGCTGGTGAGAGCCACTATCCACTATCTAAAATGCTTGGTTTGGCTATGGATGGTATTACCAGTTTATCGATCAAACCGATTCGGTTGATTACCAGTCTAGGTGTTTTGACGTCACTCTTTAGCTTTCTGTTGATTATTTGGGTTTTATGGAGTAAGGTTGCTGGTACGGTTGTGGCAGGCTGGGCAAGCACCTATGCAATAGTTAGCCTACTTGGTGGAGTACAATTGATTAGTTTGGGAGTAATTGGTGAGTATATTGGAAAGATTTATCTAGAAACGAAACGTCGTCCTAGATATATTATCAGTGAACGTACTTTTGATAAGGATAGAATTTTATAG
- a CDS encoding cation-transporting P-type ATPase has protein sequence MSKEQKRQAFYTQSPEEVLKAVDATEQGLSSSEAEKRLAEFGHNELEEGEKRSILVKFIEQFKDLMIIILVAAAILSVVTSGGEDIADAIIILAVVIINAAFGVYQEGKAEEAIEALKSMSSPAARVLRDGHMAEIDSKELVPGDIVALEAGDVVPADLRLLEANSLKIEEAALTGESVPVEKDLTVELAADAGIGDRVNMAFQNSNVTYGRGLGVVVNTGMYTEVGHIAGMLQDADETDTPLKQNLNNLSKVLTYAILVIALVTFVVGVFIQGKNPLGELLTSVALAVAAIPEGLPAIVTIVLSLGTQVLAKRHSIVRKLPAVETLGSTEIIASDKTGTLTMNKMTVEKVFYDAVLHDSADDIELGLEMPLLRSVVLANDTKIDVEGNLIGDPTETAFIQYALDKGCDVKGFLQKYPRVAELPFDSDRKLMSTVHPLPDGRFLVAVKGAPDQLWKRCLLRDKAGDIAPIDEKVTNLIYTNNSEMAHQALRVLAGAYKIIDSIPENLTSEELENDLIFTGLIGMIDPERPEAAEAVRVAKEAGIRPIMITGDHQDTAEAIAKRLGIIDANDTEGHVLTGAELNELSDEDFEKVVGQYSVYARVSPEHKVRIVKAWQKQGKVVAMTGDGVNDAPALKTADIGIGMGITGTEVSKGASDMILADDNFATIIVAVEEGRKVFSNIQKTIQYLLSANTAEVLTIFLSTLFGWDVLQPVHLLWINLVTDTFPAIALGVEPAEPGVMNHKPRGRKASFFSGGVLSSIIYQGVLQAAIVMSVYGLALLYPVHVGDNHAIHADALTMAFATLGLIQLFHAYNVKSVYQSILTVGPFKSKTFNWSILVSFILLMATIVVEPLEGIFHVTKLDLSQWGIVMGGSFSMIIIVEIVKFVQRKLGFDKNAI, from the coding sequence ATGTCAAAAGAACAAAAACGCCAAGCGTTTTACACTCAGAGTCCTGAAGAGGTCTTGAAGGCTGTGGATGCGACCGAGCAAGGTTTGTCATCAAGTGAGGCAGAAAAACGCCTTGCCGAGTTTGGCCACAATGAACTCGAAGAAGGTGAGAAACGATCAATCCTGGTCAAATTCATCGAGCAATTTAAGGATTTGATGATTATTATCCTAGTTGCGGCAGCAATCTTGTCAGTCGTGACTTCTGGTGGGGAAGATATCGCAGATGCCATTATCATCTTAGCCGTGGTTATCATCAATGCTGCCTTTGGTGTTTACCAAGAAGGAAAAGCAGAAGAAGCTATCGAAGCCCTCAAATCCATGTCTAGTCCAGCTGCCCGCGTTCTGCGTGATGGGCACATGGCTGAGATTGACTCTAAAGAATTGGTTCCTGGTGATATTGTTGCTCTTGAAGCAGGTGATGTGGTACCAGCAGACTTACGTTTGCTAGAAGCCAACTCTCTTAAAATCGAAGAAGCTGCTTTGACAGGTGAGTCTGTGCCAGTCGAAAAAGACTTGACAGTTGAACTTGCTGCAGATGCTGGTATTGGTGACCGTGTCAACATGGCCTTCCAAAACTCAAATGTTACTTATGGTCGTGGTCTTGGTGTTGTTGTCAATACAGGGATGTACACGGAAGTTGGTCATATCGCTGGTATGCTCCAAGATGCGGATGAGACGGATACACCACTCAAACAAAACTTGAACAACCTTTCTAAGGTCTTGACCTATGCGATCTTGGTCATTGCCCTTGTTACTTTTGTAGTGGGTGTCTTCATTCAAGGGAAAAATCCACTCGGTGAGTTGTTGACTTCTGTTGCCCTTGCCGTTGCAGCTATTCCAGAAGGTCTCCCAGCTATCGTGACCATCGTTCTTTCCCTTGGTACTCAAGTTTTGGCCAAACGACATTCCATCGTTCGTAAGTTGCCAGCAGTTGAAACACTTGGTTCAACAGAAATCATCGCTTCTGATAAGACTGGTACGCTGACTATGAACAAGATGACTGTTGAAAAAGTCTTCTACGATGCGGTTCTACATGACTCAGCTGATGACATTGAACTAGGTCTTGAAATGCCCCTACTTCGTTCAGTTGTCTTGGCCAATGATACGAAAATCGATGTGGAAGGTAATCTAATTGGTGATCCAACCGAAACAGCCTTTATCCAGTATGCCTTGGACAAGGGCTGCGATGTTAAAGGATTTTTACAGAAATATCCTCGTGTGGCCGAGTTGCCATTTGACTCTGACCGTAAGCTCATGTCAACGGTTCACCCATTGCCAGATGGTCGTTTCCTTGTAGCAGTCAAGGGTGCGCCAGACCAACTTTGGAAACGTTGTCTTCTTCGTGATAAGGCTGGGGATATTGCTCCGATTGATGAGAAGGTTACAAACCTCATTTATACAAACAATTCTGAAATGGCCCACCAAGCCTTGCGTGTCCTTGCAGGTGCTTATAAGATTATTGACAGCATTCCAGAAAACCTGACTTCTGAAGAGCTTGAAAATGATTTAATCTTTACTGGTTTGATTGGGATGATTGACCCTGAACGTCCTGAGGCAGCTGAGGCTGTTCGTGTAGCCAAGGAAGCTGGAATCCGTCCAATCATGATTACGGGTGACCATCAAGATACTGCAGAAGCTATTGCCAAACGTTTGGGAATCATTGATGCAAATGATACCGAAGGCCACGTTTTAACTGGTGCTGAACTCAATGAACTGTCAGATGAAGACTTTGAAAAAGTAGTTGGTCAATACTCTGTTTATGCCCGTGTGTCTCCAGAGCACAAGGTTCGTATCGTCAAGGCTTGGCAAAAACAAGGTAAGGTCGTTGCCATGACAGGTGACGGTGTCAATGATGCGCCAGCTCTGAAAACAGCCGATATCGGTATCGGTATGGGAATCACTGGTACAGAGGTTTCTAAGGGGGCTTCTGACATGATTCTTGCAGATGATAACTTTGCGACTATCATTGTTGCAGTTGAAGAAGGACGTAAGGTCTTCTCAAACATTCAAAAGACTATTCAGTATCTGCTTTCTGCCAATACTGCTGAAGTATTAACCATCTTCCTATCAACCTTGTTTGGTTGGGATGTCTTACAGCCAGTTCATCTTTTGTGGATCAATTTGGTAACAGATACCTTCCCAGCAATTGCACTAGGTGTTGAACCTGCTGAGCCTGGTGTCATGAACCATAAACCACGTGGACGCAAGGCAAGCTTCTTCTCAGGTGGTGTTTTGAGTTCTATCATCTATCAAGGTGTACTCCAAGCAGCTATTGTTATGAGTGTTTATGGTCTTGCCCTTCTTTACCCAGTTCATGTGGGTGACAATCATGCCATTCATGCAGACGCCCTTACTATGGCCTTTGCAACCCTTGGTTTGATTCAGCTCTTCCATGCCTACAATGTCAAGTCTGTCTACCAATCCATCTTGACAGTCGGTCCATTCAAGTCTAAGACCTTCAACTGGTCTATCTTGGTATCCTTCATCCTTCTCATGGCAACAATCGTCGTAGAACCGCTTGAAGGAATCTTCCACGTAACCAAACTAGACTTGTCACAATGGGGAATCGTTATGGGCGGAAGTTTCTCAATGATTATTATCGTCGAAATTGTTAAGTTTGTTCAACGTAAACTTGGCTTTGATAAGAATGCGATTTAA
- the yghU gene encoding glutathione-dependent disulfide-bond oxidoreductase, with product MSAYQLPTVWQDEASNQGAFTGLNRPTAGARFEQNLPKGEQPFQLYSLGTPNGVKVTILLEELLEAGFEQAAYDLYKIAIMDGDQFGSDFVKLNPNSKIPALLDQSGAKDVRVFESAHILLYLAEKFGAFLPSNPVEKVEVLNWLFWQAGAAPFLGGGFGHFFNYAPEKLEYPINRFTMEVKRQLDLLDKELAQKPYIAGNDYTIADIAIWSWYGQLVQGNLYQGSAKFLDVSSYQNLVRWAEKIANRPAVKRGLEVTYTEIK from the coding sequence ATGTCAGCATATCAATTACCGACCGTATGGCAGGATGAAGCTAGTAATCAAGGAGCCTTTACGGGATTAAATAGACCAACAGCAGGTGCCCGTTTCGAACAAAACTTGCCAAAAGGAGAACAACCTTTTCAGCTTTATTCACTGGGAACACCAAATGGTGTGAAGGTCACTATCTTATTGGAAGAATTACTAGAAGCTGGTTTTGAGCAAGCGGCTTACGACTTGTATAAGATTGCTATCATGGATGGGGATCAATTCGGATCAGACTTTGTAAAGCTCAATCCAAATTCAAAGATTCCAGCCTTGTTGGACCAGTCAGGGGCTAAAGATGTAAGAGTTTTTGAGTCTGCTCATATTCTTCTATACCTTGCTGAGAAATTTGGAGCCTTTCTACCAAGCAATCCTGTGGAAAAGGTAGAAGTTTTGAACTGGCTATTCTGGCAAGCAGGTGCAGCACCTTTTCTAGGTGGGGGATTTGGACATTTCTTCAATTATGCTCCTGAAAAATTGGAATATCCTATTAACCGTTTTACGATGGAAGTGAAACGCCAGTTGGATTTATTGGATAAGGAATTGGCTCAGAAACCTTATATTGCAGGCAATGACTATACGATTGCAGATATTGCTATCTGGTCTTGGTATGGACAGTTAGTTCAAGGAAATCTTTACCAAGGTTCTGCAAAATTCTTAGATGTCTCAAGTTATCAGAATCTAGTAAGATGGGCAGAAAAAATTGCCAATCGTCCAGCTGTTAAGCGTGGCTTGGAAGTAACTTATACAGAAATTAAATAG
- a CDS encoding peptide deformylase, with translation MEKKIVKDILFLSQVSQPANQEDLHLARDLQDTLLANRETCVGLAANMIGVQKRVIIFNLGLVPMVMFNPVLLSFEGSYETEEGCLSLTGVRPTKRYETIRVAYRDSKWQEQTMTLTGFPAQICQHELDHLEGRII, from the coding sequence GTGGAAAAGAAAATTGTGAAGGATATTTTATTTTTATCTCAGGTGTCTCAGCCGGCAAATCAGGAAGACCTGCATCTTGCTAGAGACTTACAGGATACACTCTTAGCAAATCGAGAAACTTGTGTTGGTCTAGCAGCCAATATGATTGGGGTGCAGAAGCGCGTGATTATCTTTAATCTTGGCTTGGTTCCCATGGTCATGTTTAACCCAGTACTTCTGTCCTTTGAAGGATCTTATGAGACAGAGGAAGGCTGTTTGTCCTTGACAGGTGTGAGACCTACTAAGCGCTATGAAACCATAAGGGTTGCTTATCGTGACAGCAAGTGGCAGGAACAGACCATGACCTTGACAGGCTTCCCAGCTCAGATTTGTCAGCATGAACTGGATCACTTGGAAGGACGAATCATTTAG
- a CDS encoding YczI family protein yields the protein MGFYVMIASMLLGLLALKIGFSQFKEKKDKLLSILTSLAGISLVLVAVWLGWPK from the coding sequence ATGGGTTTTTATGTGATGATTGCTTCAATGCTACTCGGACTGCTCGCTTTGAAGATAGGTTTTTCTCAGTTCAAGGAGAAAAAAGATAAACTTTTATCTATCTTAACAAGCTTAGCAGGCATATCCCTTGTTCTCGTGGCTGTCTGGTTAGGATGGCCGAAATAA
- the yaaA gene encoding peroxide stress protein YaaA, which translates to MKILIPTAKEMNTDLPSIEATPLKPESQAVLDALALYSASQLESFYKVSAEKAAEEFQNIQALKNKTAQHYPALKLFDGLMYRHIKRDKLTEAEQAYLENHVFITSALYGVVPALSPMPPHRLDFLMKLKVAGKTLKSHWKVVYDEAVKQEEVIFSLLSSEFETVFSKEIREKMVTFKFMEDKGNQLKIHSTISKKARGAFLTAMIENQVQTVEEARRLSFAGFNYREDLSQPQELVFVKEV; encoded by the coding sequence ATGAAAATTTTAATCCCAACAGCAAAAGAAATGAACACAGATTTGCCAAGTATTGAAGCCACTCCTTTAAAACCAGAAAGTCAGGCCGTACTGGATGCCTTGGCTCTCTATTCTGCTAGTCAATTGGAGAGTTTTTACAAGGTATCAGCCGAGAAGGCGGCGGAAGAATTTCAAAATATCCAAGCTTTAAAAAACAAAACTGCTCAACACTACCCAGCCTTGAAACTTTTTGATGGGCTCATGTACCGCCATATCAAGAGAGATAAGTTGACCGAGGCAGAACAAGCCTATCTTGAAAATCATGTCTTTATTACTTCGGCTTTGTACGGAGTCGTTCCAGCCTTGTCACCTATGCCACCTCACCGTTTGGACTTTTTGATGAAGTTGAAAGTCGCTGGTAAGACTTTGAAGAGCCATTGGAAGGTAGTCTATGATGAAGCTGTGAAGCAGGAAGAAGTGATTTTCTCCCTCTTGTCATCCGAGTTTGAGACTGTATTTTCTAAGGAAATCAGAGAAAAAATGGTGACCTTCAAATTTATGGAGGACAAGGGTAATCAGTTGAAAATTCACTCAACTATTTCTAAGAAAGCGCGTGGTGCCTTTTTAACCGCTATGATAGAAAATCAAGTGCAGACGGTGGAGGAAGCTCGGCGTTTAAGCTTTGCAGGATTTAACTACCGAGAAGATTTGTCACAGCCACAGGAATTGGTTTTTGTTAAGGAAGTATAG
- a CDS encoding NAD(P)H-dependent oxidoreductase, giving the protein MSKKVLFIVGSLRQGSFNHQMALEAEKALAGKAEVSYLDYSAVPLFSQDLEVPTHPAVAAAREAVLAADAIWIFSPVYNFSIPGTVKNLLDWLSRALDLSDTRGASALQDKFVTVSSVANAGHDQLFAIYKDLLPFIRTQVVGDFTAARVNDSAWADGKLVLEETVLNSLEKQAEDLVNAIK; this is encoded by the coding sequence ATGTCTAAAAAAGTATTATTTATCGTCGGATCACTACGTCAAGGTTCTTTTAACCACCAAATGGCTCTCGAAGCTGAGAAAGCACTTGCTGGTAAAGCGGAAGTTAGCTACCTTGATTATTCAGCTGTTCCTCTCTTCAGCCAAGATTTGGAAGTTCCAACTCATCCAGCTGTAGCGGCTGCTCGTGAAGCGGTTCTCGCTGCGGATGCTATCTGGATCTTCTCTCCAGTCTACAACTTCTCTATCCCTGGAACAGTGAAGAACTTGCTTGACTGGCTATCTCGTGCCCTTGACTTGTCTGATACACGCGGCGCTTCTGCCCTTCAAGACAAGTTTGTCACAGTATCATCTGTAGCCAATGCAGGTCACGATCAACTCTTCGCTATCTACAAAGACCTCTTGCCATTTATCCGTACACAAGTCGTTGGTGATTTCACCGCTGCACGTGTCAATGACTCTGCCTGGGCAGACGGAAAATTGGTTCTCGAAGAAACAGTCCTAAACTCACTTGAAAAACAAGCGGAAGACTTGGTCAATGCGATCAAGTAA
- a CDS encoding MFS transporter, with translation MLIRNYRKNIGLMAGVEFFAFLGITSFWILFLSQNGMSLWQIGLLESIFHTTSLLCEIPSGMLADRYSYKTNLYLSRIAGIMSSILMLAGQGNFWIYALAMAVSALSYNFDSGTSTAMVYDSAVEAGLKERYLSISSFMSGVAEGTRSLGTVLAGFFVHGQLHLTYYIMIATSIIVLFLIWMLKEPSVKLEKADSVTMRQIIWTVKEELERNPLLFNWMILSQIVGVLMCMFYFYYQNQLPDLSSWQISAVMLLGSLLNIVAVYLASKIGKKYAALKLFPILVLLTGVTYLLSYFGTPLIYILIYLISNALYALFQPIFDNDLQDRLPSEVRATMLSVYSMMFSLSMIVFFPLTGWLIDHLGFVLTFLYLGFFLVMISLLLPVFLGKMAKRMDEKIIS, from the coding sequence ATGTTAATAAGAAATTATCGGAAAAATATTGGCCTAATGGCCGGAGTTGAGTTTTTTGCTTTTTTAGGGATTACCAGCTTTTGGATTCTCTTTCTTAGTCAAAACGGAATGTCTCTTTGGCAGATTGGACTTCTGGAAAGTATTTTTCATACTACCAGTCTTCTCTGTGAAATTCCATCTGGAATGTTGGCTGATCGCTATTCCTATAAGACCAACCTTTATTTAAGCCGAATAGCAGGGATTATGTCTTCTATTCTCATGTTGGCTGGGCAGGGAAATTTTTGGATTTATGCCTTAGCGATGGCGGTAAGTGCCTTGTCTTATAATTTTGATTCAGGCACAAGCACAGCAATGGTTTATGATTCAGCCGTGGAGGCTGGACTGAAGGAGCGCTATCTATCCATTTCAAGTTTTATGTCAGGAGTAGCAGAAGGAACTCGGTCTTTGGGGACAGTGTTGGCAGGATTTTTTGTCCATGGTCAATTGCACCTGACCTACTATATCATGATTGCGACTTCTATCATAGTTCTTTTCCTGATTTGGATGCTGAAAGAACCTAGTGTCAAGCTAGAAAAAGCTGATAGTGTGACTATGAGACAGATTATTTGGACTGTTAAGGAAGAGTTGGAGCGAAATCCCTTGCTTTTCAACTGGATGATTTTGTCTCAGATTGTCGGAGTACTCATGTGCATGTTTTATTTTTACTATCAAAATCAGTTACCAGATTTAAGTAGTTGGCAAATTTCAGCAGTTATGCTACTTGGTAGTCTCTTGAATATCGTCGCAGTTTATCTAGCGAGTAAGATTGGAAAGAAATATGCTGCCTTGAAGCTTTTCCCTATCCTCGTCCTGCTGACTGGAGTTACCTACCTGCTGTCTTACTTTGGAACACCTCTAATCTATATTTTGATTTATTTGATTAGTAATGCTCTATATGCTCTTTTTCAGCCGATTTTTGACAATGATTTGCAAGATCGGCTCCCAAGTGAAGTAAGGGCAACCATGCTGAGTGTCTACTCTATGATGTTTAGCCTAAGTATGATTGTCTTCTTCCCACTGACAGGCTGGTTGATTGACCATTTAGGCTTTGTGCTAACATTTCTTTATCTAGGATTCTTTTTAGTCATGATTAGCCTTTTACTGCCTGTATTTTTAGGGAAAATGGCTAAAAGAATGGATGAAAAAATTATTTCCTAG
- a CDS encoding DUF5590 domain-containing protein, whose translation MKKRQNKAKNNLLWQYGLGMTILFVVISASFLYLVFLSMKPYQTAKSEGEKLAQQYAGLEQADQVDLYNGLESYYSILGRNKKQEALAVLIGKDDHKIYVYQLNQGVSQEKAEAVSKEKGAGEIDKITFGRYQDKPIWEVKSGSDFYLVDFETGALVNKEGL comes from the coding sequence GTGAAAAAAAGACAAAACAAAGCAAAAAATAATCTACTGTGGCAGTATGGTCTAGGGATGACGATTTTATTTGTGGTTATCAGTGCTTCCTTTCTGTATTTAGTGTTTCTGAGTATGAAACCCTATCAAACAGCTAAAAGTGAAGGAGAAAAATTAGCTCAGCAGTATGCAGGATTAGAGCAGGCTGATCAGGTTGACTTATACAATGGCTTGGAATCCTATTATAGCATTCTTGGTCGTAATAAAAAACAAGAAGCACTTGCTGTCCTGATTGGAAAAGATGACCATAAGATTTACGTTTATCAGCTAAATCAAGGTGTTTCACAAGAAAAAGCAGAAGCGGTTTCTAAGGAAAAAGGAGCTGGCGAGATTGACAAGATTACCTTTGGCCGTTATCAAGACAAGCCAATCTGGGAAGTCAAGTCAGGATCTGATTTTTATCTAGTAGATTTTGAAACAGGAGCATTGGTCAATAAGGAGGGCCTATGA
- a CDS encoding pyridoxal phosphate-dependent aminotransferase, which produces MKLSNRVLEMEESVTLASDARAKKLKAEGKDVLFLTLGQPDFHTPKNIQDAAVKAIREGQASFYTVASGLPELKAAVNTYFERYYGYSVASNEVAFATGAKFSLYTFFMAVVNPGDEVIIPTPYWVSYGDQVKMAEGVPVFVPAKEDNHFKVTVEQLEAVRTDKTKVLVLNSPSNPTGMIYTREELLAIGNWAVEHDILILADDIYGRLVYNGNEFVPISSLSEAIRKQTIVINGVSKAYAMTGWRVGYAVGDPEIIAAMSKLTGQTTSNLTAVSQYATIEALTGPQDSVEVMRQAFEERLNTIYPLLCEVPGFEVVKPQGAFYLFPNVKKAMEMKGYTDVTDFTTAILEEVGLALITGAGFGAPENVRLSYATDLDTLKEAVKRLKAFMEK; this is translated from the coding sequence ATGAAACTATCCAACCGTGTTTTAGAAATGGAAGAAAGTGTGACTCTGGCTAGTGATGCAAGAGCAAAGAAGTTAAAGGCTGAAGGAAAAGATGTACTTTTCTTAACTTTAGGTCAGCCCGATTTCCATACTCCCAAAAATATTCAAGATGCAGCAGTTAAAGCTATTCGAGAAGGACAGGCTTCCTTCTATACAGTAGCTTCAGGTCTACCAGAATTAAAAGCTGCGGTGAATACCTACTTCGAGCGCTACTATGGCTATTCTGTCGCAAGTAACGAGGTTGCCTTTGCTACAGGTGCCAAGTTCTCCCTCTATACTTTCTTTATGGCTGTGGTCAATCCAGGTGATGAAGTCATCATCCCAACTCCATACTGGGTTAGTTATGGAGATCAGGTCAAGATGGCAGAAGGGGTACCAGTCTTTGTTCCAGCTAAGGAAGACAACCACTTTAAGGTAACTGTAGAGCAGTTAGAAGCAGTTCGCACTGATAAGACCAAGGTTTTGGTTCTCAATTCACCATCTAATCCGACTGGTATGATCTATACTCGTGAAGAATTACTAGCTATCGGAAATTGGGCAGTTGAGCATGACATTCTGATTTTAGCAGATGATATATACGGTCGCCTTGTTTATAATGGAAATGAATTTGTTCCAATTTCAAGTCTATCAGAAGCAATTCGTAAGCAAACCATTGTTATCAACGGTGTATCTAAGGCCTATGCCATGACGGGTTGGCGAGTTGGTTATGCGGTAGGTGATCCAGAAATCATTGCTGCTATGAGCAAATTGACAGGTCAAACAACTTCTAACCTAACTGCTGTTTCACAATATGCAACCATCGAAGCCCTAACTGGACCGCAAGATTCTGTGGAAGTTATGCGTCAAGCATTTGAAGAACGTCTCAATACTATCTATCCACTCTTGTGTGAAGTCCCTGGTTTTGAAGTTGTCAAACCACAAGGAGCTTTCTATCTCTTTCCAAATGTCAAAAAAGCTATGGAGATGAAAGGTTATACGGATGTGACTGACTTTACAACAGCTATTCTTGAGGAAGTTGGTTTGGCACTCATAACAGGAGCAGGATTTGGAGCGCCAGAAAATGTGCGCCTCAGTTATGCGACAGACCTAGACACGCTTAAAGAAGCTGTTAAACGCTTGAAAGCATTTATGGAAAAATAA